A DNA window from Pungitius pungitius chromosome 1, fPunPun2.1, whole genome shotgun sequence contains the following coding sequences:
- the LOC119222038 gene encoding transcription cofactor vestigial-like protein 4 translates to MLFTRMDLLNSQFLDKMNNNIGRLHYEDESRTPSQPTMSKITGPPPHCPSKRKYGEEQMDDRIDCDDDHMTKMSRLFATQLARPSAGDNRNEHWSLGHSPSEHITSATNGLHGNHLYASISSYAVDQPLALTKSSQDIVVGPRERSVISGTVERQQNRPSVITCAPGGNRNCNLSHCHMNGCSPGPPTNLMKTNANTECDPVIEEHFRRSLGKNYKEAEAVSNLVSITGSVDDHFAKALGDAWLQIKAKDGGHRTPEADQ, encoded by the exons ATGTTATTCACTAGAATGGACCTGTTGAACTCTCAGTTCCTGGACAAGATGAACAATAACATCGGGAGATTGCACTACGAAG ATGAGTCCAGGACACCTTCCCAGCCCACTATGTCCAAGATAACTGGGCCTCCTCCACACTGCCCAAGCAAACGGAAGTATGGCGAAGAACAAATGGACGACCGAATCGACTGTGACGATGACCACATGACCAAAATGAGCAGATTGTTTGCCACTCAACT GGCCCGTCCCTCTGCTGGAGACAATCGTAATGAGCACTGGAGCCTGGGACATTCTCCTTCGGAGCACATAACCTCCGCCACCAACGGTCTCCACGGGAACCATCTGTACGCCTCCATTTCTAGCTACGCTGTAGACCAGCCTCTGGCACTGACCAAAAGCAGCCAGGACATCGTCGTCGGGCCCAGAGAGAGGTCCGTCATCAGTGGGACTGTGGAGCGGCAGCAG AATCGTCCCTCCGTTATCACCTGTGCCCCCGGAGGCAACCGCAATTGTAACCTGTCGCACTGCCACATGAACGGCTGTTCCCCCGGCCCACCCACAAATCTGATGAAGACCAATG ctaacacaGAATGTGACCCCGTCATCGAGGAGCACTTCCGCCGCAGCCTCGGAAAGAACTACAAAGAAGCCGAGGCCGTGTCCAACCTGGTGTCCATCACTGGCTCGGTGGACGACCACTTCGCCAAGGCGCTGGGAGACGCCTGGCTCCAGATCAAGGCTAAGGACGGCGGTCATCGAACCCCCGAGGCAGATCAGTGA